One Mycolicibacterium rufum genomic window, TGGAGTGCCCGCCCTCGCGGGTCAACGCCCACTGCCCGGGTGCGGACTCGTCGAAATGCGCTCCGGCGCCGACCAATTCGGCGACCGCACGCGCGCCGTCGGCGACGATGGAACGCACCGCCTCGGGATCGCACAGGCCGGCGCCCGCCGCGAGCGTGTCGGCGACGTGCGCGTCGATCGAGTCATCATCGGCGTGCACCCCGGGCAGGACCACGGCGATGCCGCCTTGGGCGTAGAACGTGGCCGTCTCCCCCGCCTTGCTCAGCAGCACCACGCGCCGGCCCTGCCGGTGCGCGGCCAGGGCGGCCGCCAACCCGGCCACCCCGGTCCCGATGACGATGACGTCGGCGCGCTGACGCCAGGCGCCGGCGCCACCGCAGCCGTGCACGGCGGTCATTCCCCGCCGCCGGGCTGCCCGATCTCGATCATCCGCGTCACGCTGCGGCGGGCGGCGGCCGCGACCTCGCGGTCGACGTCCACCACGTCGGCGCCCTCGACCAGGCAGCGCAGCAGAGCGGCGGGCGTGATCATCTTCATGTACTTGCAGGACGCCCGGTCGTTGACCGCCCGGAAGTCGACGTCGGGGGCGGCGCGGCGCAGCTGGTGCAGCATGCCGATCTCGGTGGCCACCAGCACCTGGCGGGCGCCGGTCTCCCGGGCGGCGTCGAGCATCCCGCCGGTGGACAGGATCTTGACCCGGTCCTCGGGGAACGAACCCTCGCCGGCCAGGTAGAGCGCCGACGTGGCGCACCCGCACTCGGGGTGCACGAACAGCTCGGCGTCGGGGTGCGCGCGGGCCTGCGCGGCCAGCTCGTCGCCGTTGATGCCGGCGTGCACGTGGCATTCACCGGCCCAGACGTGCAGGTTGGTGCGGCCGGTCATCCGCCGCACGTGCGCGCCGAGGAACTGGTCCGGGCAGAACAGCACCTCGCGGTCGGCCGGGATCGACGCGACGACCTCGACGGCGTTCGACGACGTGCAGCAGATGTCGGTCTCGGCCTTCACCGCGGCGGTGGTGTTGACGTAGGACACCACCACGGCCCCGGGGTGCTCGGCCTTCCAGGCGCGCAGCTCGTCGGCGGTGATCGAGTCGGCCAGCGAGCAGCCGGCCCGCTGATCGGGGATCAGCACGGTCTTGTCCGGCGAGAGGATCTTGGCGGTCTCGGCCATGAAGTGCACGCCGGCGAACACGATGGTGTCCTCGGGCGCTTCGGCGGCGATCCGGGACAGCGCCAGCGAGTCGCCGAC contains:
- the nadA gene encoding quinolinate synthase NadA, yielding MTVLTGSFDTALTDTIVDGPQGYSGVEGDAAWAAEVRRLLDLRGATLLAHNYQLPAIQDVADHVGDSLALSRIAAEAPEDTIVFAGVHFMAETAKILSPDKTVLIPDQRAGCSLADSITADELRAWKAEHPGAVVVSYVNTTAAVKAETDICCTSSNAVEVVASIPADREVLFCPDQFLGAHVRRMTGRTNLHVWAGECHVHAGINGDELAAQARAHPDAELFVHPECGCATSALYLAGEGSFPEDRVKILSTGGMLDAARETGARQVLVATEIGMLHQLRRAAPDVDFRAVNDRASCKYMKMITPAALLRCLVEGADVVDVDREVAAAARRSVTRMIEIGQPGGGE